The Halotia branconii CENA392 region CCAAAAGCTACCTAATGGTGGAAAACCAATTAATCCTAATGTCCCAACGATGAAAGCTAACCCAGAAATTGGGCGACGTGTCCATAGTCCACCTAGTTGGGTTACGTCTTGGGTAATGCTATTCCAAATAACTCCCCCGGTACTCATGACTAATAGTGCTGATGCTAAGGCGTGGGTGAGTACTAATAACAGTGCTACTTCGTCTTGTTGCACTCCTACAGCAATGAACACTAAACCCATGTAGGAACTGACAGAATAAGATAAACAGCGTTTAACGTCAACCTGGGCGATCGCAATTAAGGAACCACCTACGGCTGTTACCGCACCAATGGCAACTAAAAATGAAGAAACAAACGGTGAGAGAGTTAAAATAGGTTGCAGTTTAATTAATATCCAAGCACCACTAGCAACTACTACCGAGTTCCGCAAAACTGTACTAGGAACAGGCCCTTCCATTGCTTCATCTAACCATAGATGCAAGGGAAATTGAGCGCATTTGCCCATTGGCCCGGCCACTAAAGCTATACCTACCAATGTAATTACTGTAGGATCGACCTTAGCAGTAATCGCCCATTGGGCTAGTTCTGGATAATTCCAAGTTCCCGTTAGAGGCCACAATGCTAGTACCCCCATCAATAAAAATAAGTCTCCTACCCGTTTGGTTAAAAAAGCATCTCTAGCACCGGAGACTACTAAAGGTTGACTAAACCATAAACCAACTAACAAGTAAGTACCTAAAGTCAGAATTTCCAAAATTACATAGCTGAAAAACAAGTTGTTACACAAAGCTAGGGCGCACAATCCAGTTTCAAATAATCCTAATAAAGAATAAAAGCGTCCCCAGCCCCAATCCATTTCCATGTAACCAACTGCATAAATCTGGGCTAGTAAATTCAACCCAGTAATCACTACCATTGCACCAACACTCACTGAAGAAATTTCTATAGCAATGGTGAGGTTTAAACCAGCAGTAGATAGCCAAGGAATAAATACTTCTTGGGATGGATGATTCCAAGTCGCTTGTAAGGCGATCGCACTATGAACTAACGCCAAAAATGTCATGATTAAGTTTAGATAACCCGCCGGTCTTGGCCCGGTTTTGCGAATTAATCCCGGCGACCAAGGAATAGCCAACAAGCCACCCATTAACGCATAGCACGGAACTAGCCAAACAGTCTCAAGTAGAAACTGAGCCATTTACCTACCTCTAGATTGACAATAAAATTTAGGCAGTTTTGCCTGAAATTGCGTTGATCCCAGCTAAACCAGCTATTTTAGATAACGCAAGTTTATATTTGCTTAATGTTTGATTAAAAATAGCTTACCGTTATATTTACTAAAAGGGAATTACTTTTATAAATAAATCTCAGATATTTACTCTAATTAATTCTTATATAGAAAAGGATTAAAGTTATAAATAGTAATGATTATATTTTATCTATCAACTATTAAAACTTACGCAAGAACTCCTGAACTCCTATTCTCTGCGTCCTCAGCGTTCTCTGCGGTTAGATTTTCCGTTATCTGTGTGTAAGCCCTGAATGAACTTTCTTAAAGATTCATCAAGAAACAGATAAATTTTTTCTATTGACAGAAATAACAAGAAATGATAAATCATGTATCCTTATAAAATTATTTAAATTAGCAGGATGGAAAAACATTACTGTTTCATATACCTTATAGTTTTAGCTGTATCTGGATAGTCGCTAAATACGCCATCAATGCCTAAGCTGAAAAATAGTTGATATTCTCCTTGAGGATTTCCTTGAAAATCTAGTGGTAAAAAGCAATCTTCATTGCGAAAAGTCCAGGCATGAACTAGCAAACCAGCTGCATGAGCATTTTTAACTATAGATGTAGGCGATCGCAACTTCCCATTACTATCTCTAGGAATAAGCAAGTTTTTATTAATACCAATCGCTTGTGCATATTCAGCAATTTCTCTCAAACCTGATGCTGTTGCTAAGTCTGCGTATGTGCGAATATCGTTGCTTACCACAAAATCTTCAGGTTTGCCAGTAGCGTTGAGCAATTGCACCAAAGGTAAATCGGTTTTGGTAGATAAATATTGCAAATTACTGACTTCAAAAGACTGGATAAAAACGGGTATATCACTATTAGCAGTCAAAGTTGCCAAAAGAGGATCTTCTAATGATAGCCCTATAGATTGAAAGTAAGTCGGGTGTTTAGTTTCCGGATAAATACCGATTGTACGATTCATCTGGACGCTTTTAGCTTTGGTCAAATCAATGATTTCTTGCAGTGTAGGAATTGTAAATAATCCATCGTAGATAGTATTTTGGGGTCGGATTTGAGGGATTCGCTCTTTAGTTCGTAGAGTTTTGATTTCTGCAAGGGTAAAGTCTTCAGTAAACCAGCCAATTTTTTCTTCTCCGTCAATAAGTTTAGTAGTTTGACGATCAGTAAACTCTGTGTGGCTAGCAACATCAGTAGTTTCCGAAATTTCGTTTTCATGGCGGGCAATTAAAACACCATCTTTGGTTGCAACTAAATCTGGTTCAATATAGTCAGCGCCGAGAGCGATCGCTAATTCATAAGCAGCCAAAGTATGCTCTGGACGGTAGCCGCTAGCGCCTCGATGAGCAATTATAATTGGGGCATTGGGCATGGGGTATTTGTACTGAGCGAAGTCGAAGTATTGGGCATGGGGCGTAGTTTTTTATTTTAGTTGGATATCAGACATCCTTAATAATTGGAAGTTGAAAGCAGAAAAATATTAAATAATGTATATTTACTTACTTTAGTTTCAACAGTTAAAATAAAATATTGCATTTAAATTTAGCTAATGACAAATAATAATATCGAGATTGCTTTTAGCTTTGATACAACCGGAAGCATGTATCCTTGCTTGACCCAAGTACGGCGAAAAATTAAAAATACTGTTACTAGATTAATAGATGAAATTCCCTTAATTCGCATTGGTATTATCGCACATGGAGACTATTGTGACGCAGGTTCGACTTATGTCACTAAAATATTTAACTTATCTGGTGATGTTGATGCTATTTGTGATTTTGTGCAAAATGTAGAACCCACTGGAGGTGGAGATGCGCCAGAATGTTATGAATTAGTATTACATGAATCTCAATCTCTATCTTGGTCAAAGTCAGCATCAAAATCACTGGTTTTGATTGGTGATGATATTCCCCATCCTCCAGCACACAATCCTCAAAAACTGAATTGGCGCAAAGAATTAGATAAATTAACCGATGCAGAAATTACAGTTTACGGAGTTCAAGCACTTAATCGCTCTCATGCAATTCCTTTTTATCAAGAACTAGCTGAAAAGTCTGGTGGTTTTCATATTAATTTAGACCAATTTTCATATATTACTGATTTATTTTTAGCAGTTTGTTATCAACAATCTTCTAGTGAACAGTTACAAGCTTATGAACAAGAAGTAATCGATCAAGGACGCATGAGTCGTGGTTTAAATAAAATCTTTAACACCATGATGAACCGAGCAGAAACATCTTATTACGAAT contains the following coding sequences:
- a CDS encoding NAD(P)H-quinone oxidoreductase subunit F, which translates into the protein MAQFLLETVWLVPCYALMGGLLAIPWSPGLIRKTGPRPAGYLNLIMTFLALVHSAIALQATWNHPSQEVFIPWLSTAGLNLTIAIEISSVSVGAMVVITGLNLLAQIYAVGYMEMDWGWGRFYSLLGLFETGLCALALCNNLFFSYVILEILTLGTYLLVGLWFSQPLVVSGARDAFLTKRVGDLFLLMGVLALWPLTGTWNYPELAQWAITAKVDPTVITLVGIALVAGPMGKCAQFPLHLWLDEAMEGPVPSTVLRNSVVVASGAWILIKLQPILTLSPFVSSFLVAIGAVTAVGGSLIAIAQVDVKRCLSYSVSSYMGLVFIAVGVQQDEVALLLVLTHALASALLVMSTGGVIWNSITQDVTQLGGLWTRRPISGLAFIVGTLGLIGFPPLGSFWALFKLADALWGVQPLLVGVVIAVNGLTAFSLTREFGLIFGGKPKQMSERSPEVHWPMVLPMVILLGFVFHLPLILQSLSLLPNWTTLNKDIALLLIWSSIFGCSISGVIYLGNIPKPIRLPWKGLQDLIAYDFYTPKLYRMTIIFGVAQISKLADMVDRFVVDGIVNFVGLFSLLGGEGLKYSTSGQTQFYAFTILFGVGILGMWVTWPFWGIQLLDLMF
- a CDS encoding glycerophosphodiester phosphodiesterase — translated: MPNAPIIIAHRGASGYRPEHTLAAYELAIALGADYIEPDLVATKDGVLIARHENEISETTDVASHTEFTDRQTTKLIDGEEKIGWFTEDFTLAEIKTLRTKERIPQIRPQNTIYDGLFTIPTLQEIIDLTKAKSVQMNRTIGIYPETKHPTYFQSIGLSLEDPLLATLTANSDIPVFIQSFEVSNLQYLSTKTDLPLVQLLNATGKPEDFVVSNDIRTYADLATASGLREIAEYAQAIGINKNLLIPRDSNGKLRSPTSIVKNAHAAGLLVHAWTFRNEDCFLPLDFQGNPQGEYQLFFSLGIDGVFSDYPDTAKTIRYMKQ
- a CDS encoding vWA domain-containing protein, producing the protein MTNNNIEIAFSFDTTGSMYPCLTQVRRKIKNTVTRLIDEIPLIRIGIIAHGDYCDAGSTYVTKIFNLSGDVDAICDFVQNVEPTGGGDAPECYELVLHESQSLSWSKSASKSLVLIGDDIPHPPAHNPQKLNWRKELDKLTDAEITVYGVQALNRSHAIPFYQELAEKSGGFHINLDQFSYITDLFLAVCYQQSSSEQLQAYEQEVIDQGRMSRGLNKIFNTMMNRAETSYYESADLRAVSPGRFQVLEVEQDISIKALVLENGLSFKVGRGFYEFTKTETIQAHKEIILMDRVTGDLFAGGAAREMLGLPMDATIRIKPSNLEKYVVFVQSTSANRKLIGKTRFLYEVEDWDR